One window of the Rhipicephalus microplus isolate Deutch F79 chromosome 2, USDA_Rmic, whole genome shotgun sequence genome contains the following:
- the LOC142774859 gene encoding uncharacterized protein LOC142774859: MNMKIVIHFPILLFVIFESEGTWTGVNLTEEAYEYIEKLVLKGRNVTSWGLGVDYDFWTNETHAEDMYPITARAHDLWCNNYQLYDPMGKILRLRMTFEITKGVLSPFPAIFNATLPMIQLWQVASKTAQIDMNNKTRIVLNMLNTYNPQIHRNVKRYRMKCKFQGRINYDGYFAYKDSHRYHTVGVGHLENFRKGLVGLAPWYLEYFVEGEYEQRITVSV; the protein is encoded by the exons ATGAATATGAAAATCGTGATACATTTTCCCATACTACTTTTTGTG ATATTTGAAAGTGAAG GCACGTGGACCGGAGTAAACCTGACAGAAGAAGCATATGAATACATTGAGAAATTGGTTTTAAAGGGTAGAAATGTAACCAGCTGGGGCCTTGGTGTTGATTATGACTTTTGGACCAATGAAACCCACGCTGAAGACAT GTACCCGATAACGGCACGTGCACATGATCTGTGGTGCAACAATTACCAGTTGTACGATCCTATGGGAAAGATACTGAGATTGCGAATGACCTTTGAGATAACCAAAGGAGTGCTAAGTCCTTTCCCGGCCATCTTTAACGCTACGCTGCCAATGATACAACTTTGGCAAGTCGCATCAAAAACGGCCCAGATAGACATGAACAACAAAACACGAATTGTACTCAACATGCTCAACACGTATAACCCACAAATTCACAGGAATGTCAAGCGGTACCGTATG aagtGCAAGTTTCAAGGGAGAATCAATTACGACGGATACTTCGCTTATAAGGACAGTCACCGGTACCACACAGTAGGCGTTGGACATCTGGAAAACTTTCGAAAGGGGTTGGTGGGGCTCGCCCCATGGTATCTAGAATACTTTGTTGAAGGCGAATATGAACAACGAATAACTGTCTCAGTCTAA